Proteins found in one Sardina pilchardus chromosome 3, fSarPil1.1, whole genome shotgun sequence genomic segment:
- the icam5 gene encoding intercellular adhesion molecule 5 isoform X2, whose protein sequence is MCPPGLLELYPSELVVEYGQSLDVYCTSLSTGEFDTGGVEWQIPLEFNISDSTMSDVPGNYTRWTVQSLQEWDIEAHCIFTDGTGFQCNESLSLTVYKAPENVSITLVNHTEVMADGRSYELQCDVLDVAPVKNLKVRWYKENVPVNESRFVDTERGPRNVSASLRIFPTREDDGVAYRCEAELDLGPQRPLTRSSDPLSITVKKDLSLWGDAGTIATPTMPTSAIATTPTAPAATGPTEVPTSTPQLDIDVVAVSPGPMAVGENYTLSCHIEISTPVTPYLYGNVTVNVKALIGQDLVGTQIMQDIEDTYMNITSDFLYTPLKTHDGEKYQCVVEIQPPGNESNLERKSEILNIQVYSGCPVDISPSTLVVRYGGPASSTCRALVPIDGMGWESPVGAVPLEDEVTELNWTVKELREWTLTPQCYINSKKGTQCVRDLSVVAYETPESLSITTEKHIPMAAGKENTLICHIENIAPVLNLTVKWFKRTVDGSTVELSEDESHQSSISTGPQNLTSSYTFFPNISDNETQYWCEADLNLGPGGPPKLTSDPLTITVYSGCPIVISPPSLVVKYGDSASANCSTFIPHNGIGWNSTLGPVSKVQGVQQVSWSTKNLTKWTVKPTCVIDTDDGQCSRDLNVSVYSFPDAITVTATTTGAMAEGKNYSLFCHLENVAPVQHLTLKWFKGDTRLPTDDSHQSNNVGKQNVTNKILIVPNMSDNGAQYWCEADLNLGPGGPPKLTSDPLTITVYSGCPIVISPPSLVVKYGDSASANCSTFIPHNGIGWNSTLGPVSKVQGVQQVSWSVEKLTEWSVKPKCLIDTDDELCYQDLSVTVYSFPDAITVTATTTGAMAEGKNYSLFCHLENVAPVQHLTLKWFKGDTRLPTDDSHQSNNVGKQNVTSEILIVPNISDNGTQYWCEADLNLGPGGPPKLTSDPLTITVYSGCPIVISPPSLVVKYGDSASADCRALIPHNGIGWNSTLGPVSKVQGVQPVSWSVEKLTEWSVKPKCLIDTDDGLCYKDLSVTVYQMPSKITLTSNHTGKMTAGQFYFFTCHIQDVAPVQNLKVNWLKGENYVLPEQSKDQGIGEGPHNLTFDLRIQPTASDDGEKYRCEARLDLGPVSPPVVKSDQYVITIPADWTTTIIIIFLIILLIILILIIAIRYYKSKQGNYSIVQTNIPMADIPKGGA, encoded by the exons ATGTGCCCTCCTGGATTACTGGAGCTGTATCCATCTGAACTGGTAGTGGAATATGGGCAATCACTTGATGTTTACTGCACATCTCTTTCCACCGGAGAATTTGACACTGGAGGGGTAGAATGGCAGATACCTCTAGAGTTTAATATCAGTGACTCGACGATGTCCGATGTCCCTGGGAATTACACACGATGGACAGTACAAAGCCTACAAGAATGGGACATAGAAGCGCACTGCATTTTTACTGATGGGACTGGTTTTCAGTGCAATGAAAGCCTATCTTTAACAGTCTACA AGGCTCCTGAAAATGTATCCATCACTCTGGTGAACCACACTGAGGTAATGGCTGATGGCCGATCATATGAACTCCAGTGCGACGTCTTGGATGTCGCTCCAGTGAAGAACCTAAAGGTGCGATGGTACAAAGAAAATGTCCCTGTGAATGAATCTCGATTCGTGGACACTGAGAGAGGTCCACGTAATGTGTCGGCTTCCCTCCGGATCTTTCCGACCCGAGAGGATGATGGAGTTGCATACCGGTGTGAAGCAGAGCTAGATCTGGGACCCCAAAGACCTCTGACGCGATCATCTGATCCGCTATCCATCACTGTGAAAA AGGATTTGTCTCTGTGGGGTGATGCAGGAACGATTGCCACGCCAACAATGCCAACCTCAGCGATCGCAACCACACCCACTGCCCCTGCAGCCACAGGACCAACTGAGGTTCCAACATCAACTCCTCAACTAGACA TCGATGTTGTGGCAGTTTCCCCTGGGCCGATGGCTGTGGGCGAAAATTACACCCTGTCATGCCACATCGAAATCTCCACACCTGTTACTCCATACCTTTACGGCAATGTCACCGTCAATGTCAAGGCGCTAATAGGACAGGATCTGGTGGGCACACAAATAATGCAGGACATAGAGGACACATACATGAATATAACCAGTGACTTCCTGTACACTCCCCTTAAAACACATGATGGGGAAAAATACCAGTGTGTTGTAGAGATCCAGCCACCAGGAAATGAATCTAATCTCGAACGCAAATCAGAGATCCTCAACATTCAAGTGTACA GTGGCTGTCCAGTTGATATCAGTCCCTCTACTCTGGTGGTGAGGTATGGAGGTCCTGCTTCGTCCACCTGTCGTGCACTCGTACCCATTGATGGCATGGGCTGGGAGTCCCCAGTGGGGGCTGTGCCTTTGGAGGATGAAGTCACAGAGCTCAACTGGACGGTGAAGGAGCTGAGAGAGTGGACACTGACTCCACAATGCTACATCAACTCGAAGAAGGGTACCCAGTGCGTAAGAGACCTATCTGTTGTGGCTTACG AAACTCCGGAGAGTTTGTCCATTACCACAGAAAAACATATTCCAATGGCTGCGGGGAAGGAGAACACCCTTATCTGCCACATTGAAAATATCGCTCCTGTTCTGAACCTCACTGTAAAGTGGTTCAAACGCACTGTTGATGGAAGCACTGTGGAGTTGTCTGAAGATGAGAGTCACCAGAGTAGCATCAGTACTGGTCCACAAAATCTTACCAGTTCCTATACGTTTTTTCCTAATATATCTGATAATGAAACACAATATTGGTGTGAGGCAGATCTGAATTTAGGGCCAGGAGGGCCCCCTAAACTGACTTCAGACCCACTCACCATCACTGTGTACA GTGGCTGTCCGATTGTCATCAGCCCTCCCTCTCTGGTGGTGAAGTATGGAGATTCAGCCTCAGCTAACTGCAGTACATTCATACCTCACAACGGAATTGGCTGGAATTCTACTCTTGGACCTGTAAGCAAAGTGCAGGGTGTCCAACAAGTCAGCTGGAGCACGAAGAACCTGACCAAGTGGACAGTGAAGCCAACGTGTGTTATTGACACTGATGATGGGCAGTGTAGCAGAGATCTCAATGTCTCTGTTTATT CTTTTCCAGATGCAATCACTGTAACAGCGACTACTACTGGAGCAATGGCTGAAGGCAAGAACTATAGCCTTTTTTGCCACTTAGAAAACGTTGCTCCTGTACAGCACCTGACCTTGAAGTGGTTCAAAGGAGACACACGTCTGCCAACAGATGACAGTCACCAGAGCAACAATGTGGGGAAACAAAATGTTACCAATAAAATCCTGATTGTTCCTAATATGTCTGATAATGGAGCACAATATTGGTGTGAGGCAGATCTGAATTTAGGGCCAGGAGGGCCCCCTAAACTGACTTCAGACCCACTCACCATCACGGTGTACA GTGGCTGTCCGATTGTCATCAGCCCTCCCTCTCTGGTGGTGAAGTATGGAGATTCAGCCTCAGCTAACTGCAGTACATTCATACCTCACAACGGAATTGGCTGGAATTCTACTCTTGGACCTGTAAGCAAAGTGCAGGGTGTCCAACAAGTCAGCTGGAGTGTAGAGAAGCTGACAGAGTGGTCAGTGAAGCCAAAATGTCTCATTGACACAGATGATGAGCTGTGTTACCAAGACCTCAGTGTCACAGTTTATT CTTTTCCAGATGCAATCACTGTAACAGCGACTACTACTGGAGCAATGGCTGAAGGCAAGAACTATAGCCTTTTTTGCCACTTAGAAAACGTTGCTCCTGTACAGCACCTGACCTTGAAGTGGTTCAAAGGAGACACACGTCTGCCAACAGATGACAGTCACCAGAGCAACAATGTGGGGAAACAAAATGTTACCAGTGAAATCCTGATTGTTCCTAATATATCTGATAATGGAACACAATATTGGTGTGAGGCAGATCTGAATTTAGGGCCAGGAGGGCCCCCCAAACTGACTTCAGACCCACTCACCATCACGGTGTACA GTGGCTGTCCGATTGTCATCAGCCCTCCCTCTCTGGTGGTGAAGTATGGAGATTCAGCCTCAGCTGACTGCCGTGCATTAATACCTCACAACGGAATTGGCTGGAATTCTACCCTTGGACCTGTAAGCAAAGTGCAGGGTGTCCAACCAGTCAGCTGGAGTGTAGAGAAGCTGACAGAGTGGTCAGTGAAGCCAAAATGTCTCATTGACACTGATGATGGGCTGTGTTACAAAGACCTCAGTGTCACAGTTTACC AGATGCCAAGCAAAATAACCCTGACATCAAATCATACTGGCAAAATGACTGCTGGCCAATTCTACTTCTTTACTTGCCACATTCAAGACGTTGCTCCTGTTCAGAACCTGAAGGTGAACTGGCTTAAAGGAGAGAATTATGTGCTTCCGGAACAGAGCAAAGATCAGGGCATCGGGGAAGGTCCCCAcaacttgacctttgacctccgtaTCCAGCCCACTGCATCTGATGATGGAGAAAAGTACAGGTGTGAGGCACGGCTGGATCTTGGCCCTGTCTCGCCTCCTGTAGTCAAGTCAGATCAGTATGTCATTACTATACCTG CTGACTGGACAACAACTATTATAataatttttttaatcattctCCTGATTATATTGATCCTGATAATTGCAATCCGATACTATAAAAGTAAACAGGGGAATTACAGCATTGTGCAGACCAACATCCCAATGGCTGACATTCCCAAGGGAGGTGCATGA
- the icam5 gene encoding intercellular adhesion molecule 5 isoform X1 yields MSLQHMLHLCIIFLFTSVASDMCPPGLLELYPSELVVEYGQSLDVYCTSLSTGEFDTGGVEWQIPLEFNISDSTMSDVPGNYTRWTVQSLQEWDIEAHCIFTDGTGFQCNESLSLTVYKAPENVSITLVNHTEVMADGRSYELQCDVLDVAPVKNLKVRWYKENVPVNESRFVDTERGPRNVSASLRIFPTREDDGVAYRCEAELDLGPQRPLTRSSDPLSITVKKDLSLWGDAGTIATPTMPTSAIATTPTAPAATGPTEVPTSTPQLDIDVVAVSPGPMAVGENYTLSCHIEISTPVTPYLYGNVTVNVKALIGQDLVGTQIMQDIEDTYMNITSDFLYTPLKTHDGEKYQCVVEIQPPGNESNLERKSEILNIQVYSGCPVDISPSTLVVRYGGPASSTCRALVPIDGMGWESPVGAVPLEDEVTELNWTVKELREWTLTPQCYINSKKGTQCVRDLSVVAYETPESLSITTEKHIPMAAGKENTLICHIENIAPVLNLTVKWFKRTVDGSTVELSEDESHQSSISTGPQNLTSSYTFFPNISDNETQYWCEADLNLGPGGPPKLTSDPLTITVYSGCPIVISPPSLVVKYGDSASANCSTFIPHNGIGWNSTLGPVSKVQGVQQVSWSTKNLTKWTVKPTCVIDTDDGQCSRDLNVSVYSFPDAITVTATTTGAMAEGKNYSLFCHLENVAPVQHLTLKWFKGDTRLPTDDSHQSNNVGKQNVTNKILIVPNMSDNGAQYWCEADLNLGPGGPPKLTSDPLTITVYSGCPIVISPPSLVVKYGDSASANCSTFIPHNGIGWNSTLGPVSKVQGVQQVSWSVEKLTEWSVKPKCLIDTDDELCYQDLSVTVYSFPDAITVTATTTGAMAEGKNYSLFCHLENVAPVQHLTLKWFKGDTRLPTDDSHQSNNVGKQNVTSEILIVPNISDNGTQYWCEADLNLGPGGPPKLTSDPLTITVYSGCPIVISPPSLVVKYGDSASADCRALIPHNGIGWNSTLGPVSKVQGVQPVSWSVEKLTEWSVKPKCLIDTDDGLCYKDLSVTVYQMPSKITLTSNHTGKMTAGQFYFFTCHIQDVAPVQNLKVNWLKGENYVLPEQSKDQGIGEGPHNLTFDLRIQPTASDDGEKYRCEARLDLGPVSPPVVKSDQYVITIPADWTTTIIIIFLIILLIILILIIAIRYYKSKQGNYSIVQTNIPMADIPKGGA; encoded by the exons ATGTCTCTTCAGCACATGCTGCACCTTTGCATCATCTTTCTCTTCACCAGCG TGGCCAGTGACATGTGCCCTCCTGGATTACTGGAGCTGTATCCATCTGAACTGGTAGTGGAATATGGGCAATCACTTGATGTTTACTGCACATCTCTTTCCACCGGAGAATTTGACACTGGAGGGGTAGAATGGCAGATACCTCTAGAGTTTAATATCAGTGACTCGACGATGTCCGATGTCCCTGGGAATTACACACGATGGACAGTACAAAGCCTACAAGAATGGGACATAGAAGCGCACTGCATTTTTACTGATGGGACTGGTTTTCAGTGCAATGAAAGCCTATCTTTAACAGTCTACA AGGCTCCTGAAAATGTATCCATCACTCTGGTGAACCACACTGAGGTAATGGCTGATGGCCGATCATATGAACTCCAGTGCGACGTCTTGGATGTCGCTCCAGTGAAGAACCTAAAGGTGCGATGGTACAAAGAAAATGTCCCTGTGAATGAATCTCGATTCGTGGACACTGAGAGAGGTCCACGTAATGTGTCGGCTTCCCTCCGGATCTTTCCGACCCGAGAGGATGATGGAGTTGCATACCGGTGTGAAGCAGAGCTAGATCTGGGACCCCAAAGACCTCTGACGCGATCATCTGATCCGCTATCCATCACTGTGAAAA AGGATTTGTCTCTGTGGGGTGATGCAGGAACGATTGCCACGCCAACAATGCCAACCTCAGCGATCGCAACCACACCCACTGCCCCTGCAGCCACAGGACCAACTGAGGTTCCAACATCAACTCCTCAACTAGACA TCGATGTTGTGGCAGTTTCCCCTGGGCCGATGGCTGTGGGCGAAAATTACACCCTGTCATGCCACATCGAAATCTCCACACCTGTTACTCCATACCTTTACGGCAATGTCACCGTCAATGTCAAGGCGCTAATAGGACAGGATCTGGTGGGCACACAAATAATGCAGGACATAGAGGACACATACATGAATATAACCAGTGACTTCCTGTACACTCCCCTTAAAACACATGATGGGGAAAAATACCAGTGTGTTGTAGAGATCCAGCCACCAGGAAATGAATCTAATCTCGAACGCAAATCAGAGATCCTCAACATTCAAGTGTACA GTGGCTGTCCAGTTGATATCAGTCCCTCTACTCTGGTGGTGAGGTATGGAGGTCCTGCTTCGTCCACCTGTCGTGCACTCGTACCCATTGATGGCATGGGCTGGGAGTCCCCAGTGGGGGCTGTGCCTTTGGAGGATGAAGTCACAGAGCTCAACTGGACGGTGAAGGAGCTGAGAGAGTGGACACTGACTCCACAATGCTACATCAACTCGAAGAAGGGTACCCAGTGCGTAAGAGACCTATCTGTTGTGGCTTACG AAACTCCGGAGAGTTTGTCCATTACCACAGAAAAACATATTCCAATGGCTGCGGGGAAGGAGAACACCCTTATCTGCCACATTGAAAATATCGCTCCTGTTCTGAACCTCACTGTAAAGTGGTTCAAACGCACTGTTGATGGAAGCACTGTGGAGTTGTCTGAAGATGAGAGTCACCAGAGTAGCATCAGTACTGGTCCACAAAATCTTACCAGTTCCTATACGTTTTTTCCTAATATATCTGATAATGAAACACAATATTGGTGTGAGGCAGATCTGAATTTAGGGCCAGGAGGGCCCCCTAAACTGACTTCAGACCCACTCACCATCACTGTGTACA GTGGCTGTCCGATTGTCATCAGCCCTCCCTCTCTGGTGGTGAAGTATGGAGATTCAGCCTCAGCTAACTGCAGTACATTCATACCTCACAACGGAATTGGCTGGAATTCTACTCTTGGACCTGTAAGCAAAGTGCAGGGTGTCCAACAAGTCAGCTGGAGCACGAAGAACCTGACCAAGTGGACAGTGAAGCCAACGTGTGTTATTGACACTGATGATGGGCAGTGTAGCAGAGATCTCAATGTCTCTGTTTATT CTTTTCCAGATGCAATCACTGTAACAGCGACTACTACTGGAGCAATGGCTGAAGGCAAGAACTATAGCCTTTTTTGCCACTTAGAAAACGTTGCTCCTGTACAGCACCTGACCTTGAAGTGGTTCAAAGGAGACACACGTCTGCCAACAGATGACAGTCACCAGAGCAACAATGTGGGGAAACAAAATGTTACCAATAAAATCCTGATTGTTCCTAATATGTCTGATAATGGAGCACAATATTGGTGTGAGGCAGATCTGAATTTAGGGCCAGGAGGGCCCCCTAAACTGACTTCAGACCCACTCACCATCACGGTGTACA GTGGCTGTCCGATTGTCATCAGCCCTCCCTCTCTGGTGGTGAAGTATGGAGATTCAGCCTCAGCTAACTGCAGTACATTCATACCTCACAACGGAATTGGCTGGAATTCTACTCTTGGACCTGTAAGCAAAGTGCAGGGTGTCCAACAAGTCAGCTGGAGTGTAGAGAAGCTGACAGAGTGGTCAGTGAAGCCAAAATGTCTCATTGACACAGATGATGAGCTGTGTTACCAAGACCTCAGTGTCACAGTTTATT CTTTTCCAGATGCAATCACTGTAACAGCGACTACTACTGGAGCAATGGCTGAAGGCAAGAACTATAGCCTTTTTTGCCACTTAGAAAACGTTGCTCCTGTACAGCACCTGACCTTGAAGTGGTTCAAAGGAGACACACGTCTGCCAACAGATGACAGTCACCAGAGCAACAATGTGGGGAAACAAAATGTTACCAGTGAAATCCTGATTGTTCCTAATATATCTGATAATGGAACACAATATTGGTGTGAGGCAGATCTGAATTTAGGGCCAGGAGGGCCCCCCAAACTGACTTCAGACCCACTCACCATCACGGTGTACA GTGGCTGTCCGATTGTCATCAGCCCTCCCTCTCTGGTGGTGAAGTATGGAGATTCAGCCTCAGCTGACTGCCGTGCATTAATACCTCACAACGGAATTGGCTGGAATTCTACCCTTGGACCTGTAAGCAAAGTGCAGGGTGTCCAACCAGTCAGCTGGAGTGTAGAGAAGCTGACAGAGTGGTCAGTGAAGCCAAAATGTCTCATTGACACTGATGATGGGCTGTGTTACAAAGACCTCAGTGTCACAGTTTACC AGATGCCAAGCAAAATAACCCTGACATCAAATCATACTGGCAAAATGACTGCTGGCCAATTCTACTTCTTTACTTGCCACATTCAAGACGTTGCTCCTGTTCAGAACCTGAAGGTGAACTGGCTTAAAGGAGAGAATTATGTGCTTCCGGAACAGAGCAAAGATCAGGGCATCGGGGAAGGTCCCCAcaacttgacctttgacctccgtaTCCAGCCCACTGCATCTGATGATGGAGAAAAGTACAGGTGTGAGGCACGGCTGGATCTTGGCCCTGTCTCGCCTCCTGTAGTCAAGTCAGATCAGTATGTCATTACTATACCTG CTGACTGGACAACAACTATTATAataatttttttaatcattctCCTGATTATATTGATCCTGATAATTGCAATCCGATACTATAAAAGTAAACAGGGGAATTACAGCATTGTGCAGACCAACATCCCAATGGCTGACATTCCCAAGGGAGGTGCATGA